A genomic segment from Pseudodesulfovibrio alkaliphilus encodes:
- a CDS encoding DUF4276 family protein yields MEFNVAVYSRCVLTSRDKRTREYRGGLLSYDRAKRDIQSWIREAPGRDCYFTTMFDLYALPNDFPSYAEAMRLTDPYERTRIIETAISEDVNDHRFIPYVQLHEFEALIFADPQQLDWEYLEHAEPIERLKAIVAETINPELINDGPTTAPSKRILAEIPEYDKVTAGVHVAAKIGLDTIRQKCSHFNEWVTELEKL; encoded by the coding sequence ATCGAATTTAATGTTGCTGTATATTCCCGCTGTGTCTTGACCAGCAGGGACAAACGGACGAGGGAATACCGTGGCGGCCTATTGAGCTATGACAGAGCAAAAAGAGATATTCAAAGTTGGATTAGAGAGGCACCTGGAAGAGATTGCTACTTTACTACGATGTTTGATCTGTATGCATTGCCAAACGATTTTCCAAGTTATGCAGAAGCAATGCGCTTGACTGACCCATATGAGCGGACTAGGATTATTGAAACGGCCATAAGTGAAGACGTCAACGATCATCGCTTTATCCCATACGTTCAGCTACATGAATTTGAAGCTCTAATTTTTGCAGATCCTCAACAGCTAGATTGGGAGTATCTGGAGCATGCTGAACCAATCGAGAGATTGAAAGCCATTGTTGCAGAGACAATTAACCCAGAACTCATCAATGATGGCCCCACAACTGCCCCCTCTAAACGGATTCTCGCCGAAATTCCAGAATACGACAAGGTCACAGCTGGTGTGCACGTTGCTGCCAAAATAGGCCTTGACACGATCCGTCAAAAGTGCAGCCACTTCAATGAATGGGTAACGGAGCTAGAAAAACTATAG